DNA sequence from the Thalassotalea sp. 273M-4 genome:
GTACCAGTCCTTGATATTAGTGTGATTTAAATAACCGTCACCATGAACCTGATTACCAAGTGCAATAATGGCATCAAAGTGATTTTGGGTCATTGGATGATAGGAAATATTATCTTTTTTCAACATAGATTCTTATTTTTGACTGGGATTTTGTCGTCTATTTTGCCATGATTAAGCCATATTGAAAGCAGAAAATAATGAAAATAAAGCATGTACGATCCTCTTCATGATCGCCATCCAGGTGAAAACAACCCATACCCCAACAGCTACTGGAGTGAACATTCGGGAGAAGCCCCTTTAGATGATGGTCAATTAACTCAAGATATTGATGCCGATGTCGTGATTATTGGCGCTGGCTATACTGGTTTATCATGTGCCTTACACTTAGCACGAGCATATGGCATTAAAGCTATCGTTTTAGAGGCAAACCAAACAGCATGGGGGTGTAGCGGTCGCAATGCTGGCTTTATCTTGAAATCGACTGGACGTAAACCATGGTCAGATATGGCCAAAGAGTGGGGCGAAGAAGTCATGCGAGGGATTTATCAAGAGGTTTGTGACGGGGTTGAAACGGTTAAAAGTTTGATCGATGAAGGGATTGATTGCGATCCACAAACGCCTGGTTATATTCGTGTTGCTCATAAAGCTTCGATGTTTCCAGATCTCGTTGAACAAGCTAAATTGTTGCGAAAACGCTTTAACTATCAGGTTGATATTTTATCTAGAGAAGATATCCATCAGCAATTTATGGCCGATCAAAATGCCTATGGTGCGATTCGGTTTCACGACGGTATTGGCATTAACCCACTAAAACTGGCTTGGGGCTATCAGCGTCTTGCAAGAGCTGAAGGGGTTCGTATTCACCCAGGAACTCCTGTGTTGCATTGGACTGAGTCCGACAACAAGCAGGTTTTGGTCACCCCAAAAGCCAGAGTTAAAGCCAGCAAAGTTGTATTGGCAACCAATGGCTATACCCCAAAAGGATTGCACTTAAGTGTGGCCAATAGAACATTGCCCGTATTATCGCAAATTATTGTTACCGAGCCATTAAGTGAAGAACAAATCCAACAATGTAACTTCTTAACCTCGAATGTGGTGATGGACACTCGAGCGTTAAAATACTACTACCGTAAATTGCCAGATAATCGTATTTTATTTGGTGGTCGCGGTGCCATAACCGGAAAGTCAGCCGAAGATCCTTATTATGCCAACAGATTATTAAAGGTGTTGAAGCAAAGTTTTCCGGCGTTGGCAAATTTAACCTATCAACACGCTTGGTCTGGTTGGATTTGCATGTCTTTGGACGATATACCTCATATTAATAGCGCGGAAAATAATTCCAATGTAGTTTATGCTATGGGATACTGCGGTAACGGAGTGTCGTTTTCTGTCCAAGCTGGTAAGCGTTTAGCCGATAAAATTGCAGGAAAAGCGTTACCTAATATACCGCTTTATCAAAAAAACTTG
Encoded proteins:
- a CDS encoding NAD(P)/FAD-dependent oxidoreductase, translated to MYDPLHDRHPGENNPYPNSYWSEHSGEAPLDDGQLTQDIDADVVIIGAGYTGLSCALHLARAYGIKAIVLEANQTAWGCSGRNAGFILKSTGRKPWSDMAKEWGEEVMRGIYQEVCDGVETVKSLIDEGIDCDPQTPGYIRVAHKASMFPDLVEQAKLLRKRFNYQVDILSREDIHQQFMADQNAYGAIRFHDGIGINPLKLAWGYQRLARAEGVRIHPGTPVLHWTESDNKQVLVTPKARVKASKVVLATNGYTPKGLHLSVANRTLPVLSQIIVTEPLSEEQIQQCNFLTSNVVMDTRALKYYYRKLPDNRILFGGRGAITGKSAEDPYYANRLLKVLKQSFPALANLTYQHAWSGWICMSLDDIPHINSAENNSNVVYAMGYCGNGVSFSVQAGKRLADKIAGKALPNIPLYQKNLPKFPLPALRRVGQWGYFHYGLIKDKFF